A genomic region of Melopsittacus undulatus isolate bMelUnd1 chromosome 5, bMelUnd1.mat.Z, whole genome shotgun sequence contains the following coding sequences:
- the DUSP6 gene encoding dual specificity protein phosphatase 6, protein MLDTFRPVPFASEMAISKSVAWLNEQLEMGNDRLLLMDCRPQELYESSHIESAINVAIPGIMLRRLQKGNLPLRSLVASSEEDRERFARRCGTDTVVLYDEHSRDWNENTGGESVLGLLLKRLKDEGCKAFYLEGGFSKFQAEFALHCETNLDSSCSSSSPPLPVLGLGGLRISSDSSSDIESDIDRDPNSATDSDGSPLSNNQPSFPVEILPYLYLGCAKDSTNLDVLEEFGIKYILNVTPNLPNLFENAGEFKYKQIPISDHWSQNLSQFFPEAISFIDEARGKNCGVLVHCLAGISRSVTVTVAYLMQKLNLSMNDAYDIVKMKKSNISPNFNFMGQLLDFERTLGLSSPCDNRVPNQQLYFTTPSNQNVFQVDSLQST, encoded by the exons ATGCTAGATACGTTCAGACCCGTCCCTTTCGCGTCGGAAATGGCGATTAGTAAATCTGTGGCGTGGTTGAACGAGCAGCTGGAGATGGGCAACGACCGGCTGCTGCTGATGGATTGCCGGCCGCAGGAGTTGTACGAGTCGTCCCACATCGAGTCGGCCATCAACGTAGCCATCCCCGGCATCATGCTGCGGCGGCTGCAGAAGGGCAACCTGCCCCTGCGCTCTCTCGTCGCCAGCAGCGAGGAGGACCGGGAGCGCTTCGCCCGCCGGTGCGGCACAGACACAGTGGTGCTGTACGACGAGCACAGCCGCGACTGGAATGAGAACACGGGCGGCGAGTCCGTGCTAGGGCTGCTCCTCAAGCGCCTCAAAGACGAAGGCTGCAAAGCGTTTTATCTCGAAG GTGGTTTCAGCAAGTTCCAGGCCGAGTTTGCCCTGCACTGCGAAACTAACCTAGACAGTTCGTGTAGCAGCAGCTCTCCTCCTTTGCCAGTCCTGGGCTTGGGAGGTCTCCGAATCAGCTCTGATTCCTCCTCAGACATCGAGTCTGACATTGACAGAGACCCCAACAGTGCCACCGACTCCGATGGCAGCCCTCTATCCAACAACCAGCCTTCCTTCCCGGTGGAGATTTTACCCTACCTCTACTTAGGCTGTGCCAAGGACTCCACTAATTTGGACGTTTTAGAAGAGTTTGGCATTAAATACATCTTGAATGTTACCCCCAACCTGCCTAATCTCTTTGAAAATGCTGGCGAATTCAAGTACAAGCAGATCCCCATCTCTGACCACTGGAGCCAAAATCTGTCTCAGTTCTTTCCTGAGGCCATCTCCTTTATAG ATGAAGCACGGGGGAAGAACTGTGGCGTCCTGGTGCATTGCTTAGCAGGGATCAGCCGCTCGGTCACAGTGACAGTGGCCTACCTCATGCAGAAGCTCAACTTGTCCATGAATGATGCCTATGATATTGTCAAGATGAAGAAGTCCAACATTTCACCCAACTTCAACTTCATGGGTCAGCTGCTGGACTTCGAACGGACTCTGGGGCTGAGCAGCCCTTGTGACAATCGTGTGCCGAACCAGCAGCTCTACTTCACCACCCCTTCCAATCAGAACGTCTTCCAGGTGGATTCCCTACAGTCCACGTGA